Proteins from a single region of Apium graveolens cultivar Ventura chromosome 7, ASM990537v1, whole genome shotgun sequence:
- the LOC141674402 gene encoding putative disease resistance protein At3g14460 translates to MTHPSHFLRCLHLATSPLQSLADQCCCWKPSSHSQIGSEHCNSGDILLKLKCVAVHATRSSLRLSYDNLPNSSLKRCFVFCSILPKGSKFFKDELIHTWMPLGFLLPPADMHDLVHDLALDLSKRYSMIVNMDHELNHMLKPIYGRVNEEISGVKLKNLKTNFERVQVLYAGTHILNDVLPYSNTLTTLVLKQNCKFELPSSMSNIMYLKLLDISTSDVRYRLPNFITRLYNLQTLRVTFLEEIPKTFCNLINLRHFVVRNIFFSTTIMFTEIERLTFLQTMPHFIVSRDQNCLIRQLGELYSLRGNLTLHGLRDVENIEEARKAKLHEKPNIQCLRLDWSKNGYEMESHNRYGRDNIEYNDEDGRKFTSWITMMTNLVKLKFVDCENCEKFLPLGQLPKLREMGIFRMNSIKVMGSSFHGDICSSNYEFSGRGAANKVTTLYPLLTKLTLWGLCKVEEWLEPEISTSCEDRSNVLAFPKLEVLEIYECPKLKGIPDSCFPSLKQLRICNLDSSNIILETMRINARSLMDLELVRIRDEGGGSCSSSSSNAEFIIDQLLKNNSQFLTSLKVCNCEGLTCLNLGVALEKLEVIDCFDLSSITFLEHSCALSDLTIGGCSHLTEWLFDLSLSSMLVRLTLGPFSEELDEFPLPFPSSFPNLISQTLHGWEKVKSIVPQGHINDCLSSTFQALILLQIYSFQGVKALPDSLAKLPSLTTLTIKYCKNLESFPTFDESRKLRYLRILMCPLLERYRKEGDGELLKIQHISTCMPFRSGSRMLI, encoded by the exons ATCTTCCTTGAGGTTGTCCTATGATAATTTACCAAATTCATCCTTGAAACGATGTTTTGTATTTTGTTCTATATTGCCAAAGGGATCCAAATTTTTTAAAGATGAATTGATACATACATGGATGCCATTAGGATTCCTCTTGCCTCCTGCAGAC ATGCATGATTTAGTACATGATCTTGCACTGGATCTCTCTAAACGCTACTCTATGATTGTGAATATGGATCATGAGTTGAACCATATGTTGAAGCCTATATATGGAAGGGTTAATGAAGAGATTTCAGGTGTAAAACTAAAGAACCTGAAAACAAACTTTGAGAGAGTACAAGTACTGTATGCAGGGACTCATATCCTCAACGATGTGTTACCATATTCTAATACCTTGACTACTTTGGTTCTGAAACAGAACTGCAAATTTGAGTTGCCAAGTTCTATGAGTAATATTATGTATCTTAAACTCCTGGATATCTCAACTTCTGACGTGAGATATAGACTACCAAATTTCATCACAAGACTCTACAACCTGCAGACACTAAGAGTTACGTTTTTAGAAGAGATCCCAAAAACATTTTGCAACTTAATTAACTTGAGGCATTTTGTTGTCAGGAATATATTCTTTTCAACGACAATTATGTTTACTGAGATAGAGAGGTTAACTTTTCTGCAAACGATGCCTCATTTTATTGTAAGTCGAGATCAAAATTGTCTCATTAGACAATTAGGAGAGTTATACAGTCTCAGAGGTAACCTTACACTTCATGGCCTTAGAGATGTGGAAAATATAGAAGAAGCACGTAAAGCAAAGCTTCATGAAAAGCCTAATATCCAGTGCTTACGGTTAGACTGGAGCAAGAATGGATATGAAATGGAGAGCCACAATCGATATGGAAGGGACAACATAGAATATAATGATGAGGAT GGGAGGAAGTTTACATCATGGATTACAATGATGACCAACTTGGTTAAACTCAAATTTGTAGACTGCGAAAACTGTGAAAAATTTCTACCTCTGGGACAACTTCCTAAACTGAGGGAGATGGGGATATTTAGAATGAATAGTATCAAGGTTATGGGGAGCAGTTTCCATGGGGATATATGTAGCAGTAATTATGAATTTAGTGGAAGAGGAGCAGCAAATAAAGTTACAACACTGTATCCATTATTGACAAAACTCACATTGTGGGGTTTGTGTAAGGTAGAGGAATGGCTAGAACCCGAAATCAGTACAAGCTGTGAAGACCGAAGTAATGTGCTTGCATTTCCTAAACTCGAGGTGTTGGAAATCTATGAGTGTCCAAAGTTGAAAGGGATCCCAGATAGTTGTTTTCCATCCTTAAAGCAGTTGAGAATCTGCAATCTTGATAGCAGCAACATTATACTAGAAACAATGAGAATCAATGCTAGGTCTCTCATGGATTTAGAATTGGTTCGTATTAGAGATGAAGGAGGAGGCTCTTGCTCTTCTTCTTCGTCAAATGCAGAGTTCATAATTGACCAGCTCTTGAAAAACAATTCTCAGTTTCTAACATCTTTGAAAGTATGCAACTGTGAGGGGTTGACATGTCTGAATCTTGGTGTTGCTCTTGAGAAATTAGAAGTGATAGATTGCTTTGATCTATCTAGTATAACATTTCTAGAACACTCGTGTGCTCTAAGTGATCTTACGATTGGGGGTTGCTCACATCTTACAGAGTGGTTATTTGATCTAAGTCTGAGTTCCATGCTTGTTAGATTGACATTAGGTCCTTTTTCGGAGGAATTAGATGAATTTCCATTGCCTTTTCCTTCCTCCTTTCCAAACCTAATCTCGCAAACACTGCATGGGTGGGAAAAGGTGAAGTCGATAGTGCCTCAAGGACATATAAATGATTGTCTCTCATCCACATTCCAAGCTTTAATTCTGCTGCAAATATATAGTTTCCAAGGAGTAAAAGCTCTGCCGGACTCGCTAGCAAAACTACCATCTCTGACTACTTTAACTATAAAATATTGTAAGAATTTGGAGAGTTTTCCCACGTTTGATGAATCGCGGAAACTCAGGTACCTGAGAATACTTATGTGTCCTCTTCTGGAAAGATACAGGAAGGAGGGTGATGGAGAATTGTTGAAGATTCAACACATATCTACTTGTATGCCCTTCAGATCAGGAAGCCGCATGCTAATTTGA